One window of the Actinomyces wuliandei genome contains the following:
- a CDS encoding DUF5979 domain-containing protein, which produces MSARTPERTTMPLTAPAHRSRAVSQAHIAAVLAMLLSLTGALLGTVLPTTAQAAPNTDIVVSDLTLVKSSATGQDDPDDTDVAVGDTLRLSFTWDARGANAKSGDSFSIELPEELQNREFPLSQPLAVTYNGTQTTIGTCELDQRTITCTFNGELDTLVGQGFSGLNGSGSALVTAVQATDSSTVDISANGTVTAVDIPGGQIGEYTGGSYSPESLRKWAFPLSSTSSAVDWELNFGTPAITEALAAGGNPITVDGQTVSTITITDRLTPGQTYSTDLSTWTLDIGQSADRDTAVGTVTDASGTDHDTSQGNFDLEVTLNGDEATIRVTGPFAPNTNYVVYYSSVPTTDNQTIQPGVEYENNATLVGSTSETSYLVYYTRSFTIDVSMEAGFGGLNITKLLSGEAAPRVPEGTTFTVGIDYTLPGGATVDTYEGWTAPGEVRADRTGGTTTMEVTLGAITTYNGTFPAGTVLTLSEDPTTASTTPEGATWGTPVFTVGGETTTSLTVADQTSTAVTLRNTAEEAETPVGSFSVAKTVEGAEDLSSKEFTFTYTCDDADSTTGTLTATGDGTAVDADIALPEGTQCTINEDTDAAQEDGYTLTPPEPQTITITTADQTATATFTNTYAPEETPEPSETPTDPATETPEPSETPTDPATETPEPSETPTDPATETPEPSETPTDPATETPEPSETPTDPATETPEPSGTPTDPATGTPEPSGTPTDPATGTPEPSGTPTDPATGTPEPSGTPTDPATGTPEPSEPVTTETLSTSAPGGAAGGSPEASETPDNNPAGSAPRRTGTLARTGATIGIALVALLGLGAGSALLIARRRG; this is translated from the coding sequence GTGTCTGCCCGCACCCCCGAGAGGACCACCATGCCGCTCACCGCACCCGCGCACCGCAGCAGGGCCGTCAGCCAGGCCCACATCGCAGCAGTGCTCGCAATGCTGCTGTCGCTCACCGGCGCCCTGCTGGGCACGGTGCTGCCTACCACCGCCCAGGCGGCACCCAACACCGACATCGTCGTCAGCGACCTGACACTGGTGAAGTCCAGCGCCACCGGGCAGGACGACCCCGATGACACCGACGTCGCCGTGGGCGACACCTTGCGCCTGTCCTTCACCTGGGACGCCCGTGGCGCGAACGCCAAGAGCGGCGACTCCTTCTCCATCGAGCTTCCCGAGGAGCTCCAGAACCGGGAGTTCCCCCTCTCCCAGCCCCTCGCCGTCACCTACAACGGCACCCAGACCACGATCGGTACCTGCGAGCTGGACCAGCGCACCATTACCTGCACCTTTAACGGGGAGCTCGACACACTGGTCGGCCAGGGATTCAGCGGCCTGAATGGCAGCGGATCGGCGCTTGTCACCGCCGTGCAGGCAACCGACTCCAGCACCGTTGACATCAGTGCCAACGGGACCGTGACCGCAGTTGACATCCCGGGGGGACAGATCGGTGAGTACACCGGTGGCAGCTACTCCCCCGAGTCCTTGCGCAAGTGGGCCTTCCCACTCAGCTCCACCTCGTCCGCCGTTGACTGGGAGCTCAACTTCGGCACCCCGGCCATCACCGAGGCCCTGGCCGCTGGCGGGAACCCGATCACGGTGGACGGGCAGACCGTCTCCACCATCACCATCACTGACCGCCTCACCCCCGGCCAGACCTACAGCACCGACCTCAGCACGTGGACGCTGGACATCGGCCAGAGCGCCGACCGCGACACTGCGGTAGGAACGGTCACCGACGCCTCCGGGACGGACCACGACACCTCTCAGGGCAACTTTGACCTGGAGGTGACTCTTAACGGGGACGAGGCCACGATCCGGGTCACCGGCCCCTTCGCCCCGAACACCAACTACGTCGTGTACTACTCCTCCGTCCCGACGACGGACAACCAGACGATCCAGCCCGGGGTCGAGTACGAGAACAACGCGACACTGGTGGGCAGCACCAGCGAGACCAGCTACCTCGTCTACTACACGAGGTCCTTCACTATCGACGTTTCCATGGAGGCCGGGTTCGGCGGCCTCAACATCACCAAGCTCCTCTCGGGTGAGGCTGCACCCCGCGTCCCAGAGGGAACCACCTTTACCGTCGGCATCGACTACACGCTGCCGGGGGGTGCCACAGTGGACACCTACGAGGGCTGGACCGCACCCGGTGAGGTCCGTGCCGACCGCACTGGCGGGACGACGACGATGGAGGTGACCCTCGGGGCGATCACCACCTACAACGGGACCTTCCCGGCCGGCACGGTCCTCACCCTGAGCGAGGACCCCACGACAGCCTCCACCACGCCTGAGGGCGCGACGTGGGGCACCCCGGTCTTTACTGTGGGCGGTGAGACGACGACCTCGCTCACGGTCGCCGACCAGACCTCCACGGCCGTCACCCTGAGGAACACCGCAGAGGAGGCGGAGACTCCGGTGGGGTCGTTCTCGGTGGCCAAGACCGTCGAGGGCGCTGAGGACCTGAGCTCCAAGGAGTTCACCTTCACCTACACCTGCGACGACGCCGACTCCACCACCGGCACCCTCACCGCCACCGGCGACGGGACCGCTGTAGACGCCGACATCGCCCTGCCTGAGGGCACCCAGTGCACCATCAACGAGGACACCGACGCCGCCCAGGAGGACGGCTACACCCTCACCCCGCCCGAGCCACAGACCATCACCATCACCACCGCCGACCAGACAGCAACCGCCACCTTCACCAACACCTACGCACCAGAGGAGACCCCTGAGCCCAGCGAGACACCCACCGACCCCGCAACCGAGACCCCTGAGCCCAGCGAGACACCCACCGACCCCGCAACCGAGACCCCTGAGCCCAGCGAGACACCCACCGACCCCGCAACCGAGACCCCTGAGCCCAGCGAGACACCCACCGACCCCGCAACCGAGACCCCTGAGCCCAGCGAGACACCCACCGACCCCGCAACCGAGACCCCTGAGCCCAGCGGGACACCCACCGACCCCGCAACCGGGACCCCTGAGCCCAGCGGGACACCCACCGACCCCGCAACCGGGACCCCTGAGCCCAGCGGGACACCCACCGACCCCGCAACCGGGACCCCTGAGCCCAGCGGGACACCCACCGACCCCGCAACCGGGACCCCTGAGCCCAGCGAGCCGGTGACCACTGAGACGCTTTCGACGTCAGCCCCAGGTGGCGCTGCGGGCGGGTCGCCAGAGGCGTCAGAGACACCGGACAACAACCCGGCAGGTTCCGCGCCGCGCAGGACCGGGACGCTCGCACGCACCGGGGCGACTATCGGCATCGCTCTTGTCGCGCTGCTGGGCCTGGGAGCAGGTAGTGCGCTGCTGATCGCCCGTCGTCGCGGCTAG
- the hemL gene encoding glutamate-1-semialdehyde 2,1-aminomutase gives MTTQSPTQPSSHPADSNAALFEAARAVIPGGVDSPVRAFGSVGGTPRFITSASGARVRDTEGRSYVDLVGSWGPALLGHAHPDVVEAVREAACRGLSFGAPTEAETLLAQEVRRRVPAAERVRLVSTGTEATMTAVRLARGATGRDLVVKLAGCYHGHSDGLLAAAGSGVATGGLPGSAGVPQTVAAQTVVLPYNDLPALEACLEQRGQEVAAVILEGAAANMGVVPPLPGYTAGVRRLTAQHGALMILDEVLTGFRVGPAGWWGLEAVEGWVADGQGGPVPGSAHGAHGARAWPASRAEASWVPDLLTFGKVVGGGVPLAAVGGRADVMDLLAPLGPVYQAGTLSGSPLATAAGLATLRLADDQVYRAVDTAAAQVGQVVSEALSAQGVAHRVQRAGSLFSVMFGDSAASSGVHDYESAQAQETWRFAPFFHAFLREGVALPPSVFEAWFVSAAHDDAAVETVAAAAPAAARAAAQARPTQQPTATEQ, from the coding sequence ATGACCACTCAGTCACCCACCCAGCCCTCCAGCCACCCCGCTGACAGCAACGCCGCCCTCTTTGAGGCCGCCCGCGCCGTCATTCCCGGGGGCGTGGACTCCCCGGTACGCGCCTTCGGCTCGGTGGGCGGGACCCCACGCTTCATCACCTCCGCCAGCGGCGCACGGGTCCGTGACACCGAGGGTCGCAGTTACGTGGACCTCGTGGGCTCCTGGGGTCCGGCCCTCCTGGGCCACGCCCACCCTGACGTGGTGGAGGCCGTGCGGGAGGCAGCCTGTCGAGGGCTGTCCTTCGGGGCGCCCACGGAGGCGGAGACCCTGCTGGCCCAGGAGGTGCGCCGCCGGGTACCAGCGGCCGAGCGGGTCCGCCTCGTGTCCACCGGCACCGAGGCAACTATGACAGCCGTCCGCCTGGCGCGCGGGGCCACCGGGCGCGACCTCGTGGTCAAGCTCGCCGGCTGCTACCACGGCCACTCTGACGGCCTGCTGGCCGCAGCAGGCTCGGGCGTGGCTACGGGAGGCCTGCCCGGAAGCGCCGGGGTACCGCAGACGGTGGCCGCCCAGACCGTCGTCCTGCCTTACAACGACCTGCCCGCCTTGGAGGCCTGCCTGGAGCAGCGCGGCCAGGAGGTGGCCGCCGTCATCCTGGAGGGCGCGGCCGCCAACATGGGGGTGGTGCCCCCGCTGCCCGGCTACACCGCAGGCGTGCGGCGCCTGACCGCCCAGCACGGCGCCCTCATGATCCTTGACGAGGTGCTCACCGGCTTCCGTGTGGGACCGGCAGGCTGGTGGGGCCTGGAGGCCGTGGAGGGGTGGGTGGCTGACGGGCAGGGTGGTCCCGTGCCCGGCAGTGCTCACGGCGCTCACGGCGCCCGAGCCTGGCCTGCGAGCAGGGCGGAAGCCTCCTGGGTGCCCGACCTCCTGACCTTCGGCAAGGTGGTCGGCGGCGGGGTGCCGCTGGCCGCCGTCGGCGGGCGTGCCGACGTCATGGACCTGCTGGCCCCCCTGGGGCCCGTGTACCAGGCGGGGACCCTGTCGGGCAGCCCACTGGCCACAGCAGCGGGCCTGGCCACCCTGCGTCTGGCTGACGACCAGGTCTACCGGGCTGTTGACACGGCTGCGGCTCAGGTGGGCCAGGTGGTCTCAGAGGCGCTGAGCGCCCAGGGGGTGGCCCACCGTGTCCAGCGCGCGGGCTCCCTGTTCTCCGTCATGTTCGGGGACAGCGCGGCCAGCAGCGGCGTGCACGACTACGAGAGCGCCCAGGCCCAGGAGACCTGGCGCTTTGCCCCCTTCTTCCACGCCTTCCTGCGGGAGGGCGTGGCCCTGCCACCCTCCGTGTTCGAGGCGTGGTTCGTCTCCGCCGCGCACGACGACGCGGCGGTGGAGACCGTCGCCGCTGCTGCTCCGGCTGCTGCGCGCGCCGCCGCCCAGGCCCGTCCCACTCAGCAGCCCACGGCAACAGAACAGTAA
- the hemB gene encoding porphobilinogen synthase, with translation MTPTKTPVTTPTALDAPRSATSTATSPTTSAAPRPSAPDLLASRGVPAPAPPTVRPRRLRSTPAMRRLAREHAVDPASLMQPVFVREGVSQPQPVEAMPGVVQHTLDSLRAEAAACARAGLGGMVLFGVPQERDEVGSQAWAGDGILNHAVAAVRAEVGDALVVCADTCLDEFTSHGHCGVLRQDGPRAGEVDNDATLPLYQAMAVSQAEAGAHMVSPSGMMDGQVAAVRAALDATGHDDVAVLAYSAKYASAYFGPFREAVRSTLQGDRRTYQLDPANRREGLREAVLDAAEAADMVMVKPAGPYLDVLAQVATASPVPVAAYQVSGEYAMVEAAARNGWVERERVIAESLLGIVRAGADVVLTYWARQVAEHPGWLAS, from the coding sequence ATGACTCCCACAAAGACTCCCGTGACGACTCCCACCGCTCTCGACGCGCCCCGCTCCGCGACCAGCACTGCGACCAGCCCCACGACCAGCGCTGCGCCTCGCCCCTCTGCCCCTGACCTCCTGGCCTCCCGGGGTGTGCCCGCCCCCGCCCCGCCCACCGTGCGGCCCCGGCGCCTGCGCTCCACGCCCGCGATGCGCCGTCTGGCCCGCGAGCACGCTGTTGACCCTGCCAGCCTCATGCAGCCGGTCTTCGTGCGCGAGGGTGTCAGCCAGCCGCAGCCGGTGGAGGCGATGCCTGGCGTCGTCCAGCACACCCTGGACTCGCTGCGCGCCGAGGCCGCTGCCTGCGCCCGCGCCGGGCTGGGCGGCATGGTGCTGTTCGGCGTGCCCCAGGAACGCGACGAGGTCGGCAGCCAGGCCTGGGCCGGGGACGGCATCCTCAACCACGCGGTGGCTGCGGTGCGCGCTGAGGTGGGTGACGCGCTGGTGGTGTGCGCCGACACCTGCCTGGACGAGTTCACCAGCCACGGGCACTGCGGCGTGCTGCGGCAGGACGGGCCTCGCGCGGGTGAGGTGGACAACGACGCCACCCTGCCCCTGTACCAGGCGATGGCCGTGTCCCAGGCGGAGGCGGGGGCGCACATGGTCTCACCCTCGGGCATGATGGACGGGCAGGTCGCGGCGGTACGCGCCGCCCTGGACGCCACCGGGCACGACGACGTCGCGGTCCTGGCCTACTCGGCCAAGTACGCCTCGGCCTACTTCGGCCCCTTCCGGGAGGCGGTGCGCTCCACCTTGCAAGGCGACCGACGCACCTACCAGCTCGACCCCGCCAACCGGCGCGAGGGACTGCGCGAGGCCGTCCTGGACGCGGCCGAGGCCGCAGACATGGTCATGGTCAAGCCCGCAGGCCCCTACCTGGACGTCCTTGCCCAAGTTGCTACGGCCAGTCCCGTGCCCGTGGCCGCCTACCAGGTCTCCGGGGAGTACGCCATGGTGGAGGCCGCCGCCCGCAACGGGTGGGTGGAGCGTGAACGGGTTATCGCCGAGTCGCTGCTGGGGATCGTGCGCGCAGGTGCCGACGTGGTGCTGACCTACTGGGCCCGGCAGGTCGCCGAGCACCCCGGGTGGCTGGCCTCCTAG
- a CDS encoding uroporphyrinogen-III synthase: MRPIVPPGAGPLTDRPAAPDDTLAAPTHPGAADDGARRLGGLRILLPRLRTPDALAEGLEHAGATVERAALTRTAPVPGQGGALENLCRRLVTGEAAWLVLTSARTVEVLAPCLLRQLAHHSPSGGHDRGLPQDVRVAVVGPATARSWRDLIGRSPDVVADGSAQALLHHPVLATGPSAPGGSAGGSHSPDGSLPGDSPGSITDTSRRVLLPASALASPVLAQGLRRAGWQVEQVEAYTTVPAPPEDLPSGLLPSWQGGRVDVVVLTAPSVTRALLHLVGPPPPPTRTVAIGATTAQAAREAGIIVDATAASPTPAGVLRAVEEALRRPVRADETAIHTADTAGDVRRRSSTGETTP, translated from the coding sequence ATGCGCCCGATCGTCCCCCCAGGTGCAGGTCCGCTCACCGACCGCCCGGCTGCCCCCGACGACACCCTGGCCGCGCCCACTCACCCCGGCGCTGCGGATGACGGTGCCCGGCGGCTGGGCGGCCTGAGGATCCTTCTGCCCCGCCTGCGCACGCCCGACGCGCTGGCCGAGGGTCTCGAGCACGCCGGGGCCACCGTGGAGCGAGCCGCCCTGACCCGGACCGCACCTGTCCCCGGGCAAGGAGGTGCCCTGGAGAACCTGTGCCGCCGCCTGGTCACGGGGGAGGCAGCCTGGCTGGTCCTGACCTCGGCGCGGACCGTGGAGGTGCTGGCTCCCTGCCTGCTCCGGCAACTAGCGCACCACTCCCCCTCCGGCGGGCACGACCGTGGACTGCCGCAGGACGTGCGAGTCGCCGTCGTCGGCCCGGCCACGGCCCGCTCCTGGCGGGACCTGATAGGCCGGAGCCCGGATGTGGTTGCTGATGGCAGCGCCCAGGCGCTCCTGCACCACCCCGTGCTGGCCACAGGCCCCAGTGCCCCAGGTGGCTCGGCAGGTGGCTCGCACAGCCCGGACGGCAGCCTTCCCGGTGACAGCCCCGGCAGCATCACTGACACGAGCAGGCGAGTGCTTCTGCCCGCCTCCGCCCTGGCGAGCCCGGTCCTGGCCCAGGGGCTGCGCCGGGCAGGCTGGCAGGTGGAGCAGGTGGAGGCCTACACCACCGTGCCGGCACCGCCGGAGGACCTGCCCAGTGGGCTTCTGCCGTCCTGGCAGGGCGGCAGGGTGGACGTCGTCGTCCTGACCGCTCCCTCGGTGACCCGCGCGCTCCTGCACCTGGTGGGGCCGCCACCGCCTCCTACCCGCACCGTCGCCATCGGGGCCACGACGGCCCAGGCCGCCAGGGAGGCAGGCATCATCGTGGACGCCACCGCCGCCTCCCCCACACCAGCAGGTGTGCTCCGGGCGGTCGAGGAGGCGCTCCGCCGCCCAGTCCGGGCAGACGAGACGGCTATACACACCGCAGACACCGCAGGTGACGTAAGAAGACGATCCTCGACAGGAGAGACGACACCATGA
- the hemC gene encoding hydroxymethylbilane synthase translates to MHDGQEPATRAVRLGTRGSRLALTQSTQVARALEDAGAPGITLVTVRTQGDGDRTPLRDLGGAGVFAALLRRALLGSHVDLAVHSFKDLPTAPASGLEVICVPRREDTRDALCARDGLTLEALPAGSRVGTGSPRRAAQLLAVRPDLEVVDLRGNVPTRLARVNGLATAAAVGTDEPVAPAGPDAQGDLDAVVLALAGLRRLGLEHCVSQVLDPEVMLPAPAQGALAVEARAGTLEEHEDLARAAARLEDADTRVAVTAERALTAGLEAGCAAPVGAWARVVDLEPGTHDPASGPAQAGTGPATQDSRSATAGHPSVSGPSTAPGRRGSPGAGSVARRELVLRALVSSPDGQRRLVRERRVPLPGGRGQGVRPQGSSAPRTTSDLVTAENLGARVASVLLEDGAGELSDLQARRPEHPPAGLSGPRQD, encoded by the coding sequence ATGCATGACGGCCAGGAGCCTGCAACCCGCGCCGTCCGCCTGGGTACACGAGGCTCACGTCTGGCGCTGACCCAGTCCACCCAGGTGGCACGCGCCCTGGAGGACGCGGGCGCCCCCGGCATCACGCTGGTGACCGTACGCACCCAGGGAGACGGAGACCGAACCCCGCTGCGTGACCTGGGAGGAGCCGGCGTCTTTGCCGCCCTGCTGCGCCGCGCCCTGCTAGGAAGCCATGTGGACCTGGCGGTCCACTCCTTCAAGGACCTCCCCACCGCACCCGCATCCGGTCTGGAGGTCATCTGCGTGCCCCGGCGGGAGGACACGCGCGACGCCCTGTGCGCCCGCGACGGCCTGACCCTGGAGGCGCTGCCCGCAGGCTCACGCGTGGGCACCGGCTCCCCTCGCCGCGCGGCCCAGCTGCTGGCGGTGCGCCCCGACCTGGAGGTTGTGGACCTACGCGGCAACGTGCCCACCCGGCTGGCTCGGGTCAACGGTCTGGCCACAGCCGCTGCGGTAGGCACCGACGAGCCTGTCGCCCCGGCTGGCCCCGATGCGCAGGGCGACCTGGATGCCGTGGTGCTGGCACTGGCCGGCCTGCGGCGCCTGGGGCTGGAGCACTGCGTGAGCCAGGTCCTGGACCCCGAGGTCATGCTCCCGGCACCGGCGCAGGGAGCGCTCGCCGTTGAGGCCAGGGCCGGGACCCTGGAGGAGCACGAGGACCTGGCACGGGCCGCAGCGCGCCTGGAGGACGCCGACACGCGCGTGGCCGTCACCGCTGAGCGCGCCCTCACGGCCGGGCTGGAGGCCGGGTGCGCGGCGCCGGTGGGTGCCTGGGCACGGGTTGTTGACCTGGAGCCTGGGACGCACGACCCCGCCTCCGGCCCGGCCCAGGCAGGGACGGGACCCGCAACGCAGGACAGCAGGTCAGCCACGGCCGGGCACCCGAGCGTGAGCGGCCCCAGTACCGCACCGGGGCGTCGCGGCTCTCCGGGAGCCGGTTCTGTGGCACGTCGCGAGCTGGTTCTGCGCGCACTCGTGTCCTCCCCGGACGGACAGCGCCGCCTGGTTCGGGAGCGCCGTGTTCCCCTGCCCGGCGGCCGGGGTCAGGGCGTGCGCCCCCAGGGCTCCTCGGCCCCCCGCACCACCTCCGACCTGGTGACGGCCGAGAACCTTGGCGCCCGGGTGGCCTCGGTGCTGCTGGAGGACGGCGCTGGCGAGCTGTCGGACCTCCAGGCGCGCAGGCCCGAGCACCCCCCGGCAGGGCTGAGCGGCCCCAGGCAGGACTGA
- a CDS encoding protoporphyrinogen/coproporphyrinogen oxidase, with protein MSAPARPGRQGAQDREQDWDAVVVGGGMAGLSAAWELARAGLRPLLVEARGYTGGLVAGASVAGVRIDLGAEGFATRADSPLGVTATARELGLTTVSPSGRPHLFLPPVAGGATPPRDVPTGTAPPTADEGAPSAQPWGLHPFPANAFLGIPADPGSPDVVSVIGTEAAALAARDRDLPAFVGTRPQDPGDLASFVRTRMGQGVLDRLVRPVVAGIHSADPGVLATDTVAPGLREATARLGGLGAAVAELVEHRRRSGRRGGDATVEGGLFLLTDALRHAIEAAGGRTETRTGAQWLRQEAPGRWTLAVSDTQRGPSPSDEPTPVGPQRLLRTARVVLACSPGAALRLLEGAPGVDTDVEVPCGTSLARLVLVVRAPGLDDAPTGSGLLVAPGAEPPGGSPSCPVRAKALSHLSAKWPWVGRQLRERHGPGTHALRLSYGRPGRPRPEVDREDALEDASTLTGTRLDPSAVLDHVLARWDGTLPPPTPTYRRRTARLEEEVARLEGLVVTGAWVAGTGIAAIVPHARAAAGRLVPLNRT; from the coding sequence GTGAGCGCCCCGGCCAGGCCTGGTCGGCAGGGAGCGCAGGACCGGGAGCAGGACTGGGACGCCGTCGTCGTGGGCGGCGGCATGGCGGGCCTGAGCGCCGCCTGGGAGCTGGCGCGTGCAGGCCTGCGCCCCCTCCTGGTGGAGGCCCGGGGCTACACCGGAGGGCTGGTGGCGGGGGCCAGCGTGGCCGGGGTGCGGATCGACCTGGGGGCCGAGGGCTTCGCCACCCGTGCCGACTCACCCCTGGGCGTCACGGCCACGGCCCGCGAGCTCGGGCTGACCACCGTCTCCCCCTCGGGCAGGCCCCACCTCTTCCTGCCTCCCGTGGCCGGGGGCGCCACCCCGCCCCGGGACGTCCCCACCGGGACGGCGCCACCGACAGCAGACGAGGGCGCCCCCTCTGCGCAGCCGTGGGGGCTGCACCCCTTCCCTGCCAACGCCTTCCTGGGCATCCCCGCCGACCCGGGCTCGCCCGACGTCGTCTCCGTCATCGGCACCGAGGCGGCCGCCCTGGCAGCCCGGGACCGGGACCTGCCCGCCTTCGTGGGCACCCGGCCGCAGGACCCTGGCGACCTGGCCTCCTTCGTGCGGACCCGGATGGGCCAGGGCGTGCTGGACCGGCTGGTCCGTCCCGTCGTGGCGGGCATCCACTCCGCCGACCCCGGCGTGCTCGCCACCGACACCGTGGCCCCGGGCCTGCGCGAGGCGACAGCCCGCCTGGGCGGCCTGGGGGCGGCCGTCGCTGAACTGGTGGAGCACCGTCGCCGCAGCGGGCGGCGAGGAGGCGACGCCACTGTCGAGGGCGGCCTGTTCCTCCTGACCGACGCCCTGCGGCACGCTATTGAGGCCGCTGGCGGCAGGACCGAGACCCGCACAGGGGCACAGTGGCTCAGGCAGGAGGCCCCCGGGAGGTGGACCCTGGCGGTCTCAGACACCCAGCGAGGGCCGTCACCCTCCGACGAGCCGACCCCCGTGGGACCTCAGCGCCTCCTGCGCACCGCACGGGTGGTCCTGGCCTGCTCACCGGGGGCCGCCCTGCGCCTGCTGGAGGGCGCCCCGGGCGTGGACACCGACGTGGAGGTGCCCTGCGGCACCAGCCTGGCCCGCCTCGTCCTGGTGGTCCGCGCCCCCGGGCTGGACGACGCCCCCACGGGCTCGGGACTGCTGGTCGCGCCAGGGGCTGAGCCCCCCGGCGGGTCCCCCTCCTGCCCGGTGAGGGCCAAGGCCCTGTCCCACCTCAGTGCCAAGTGGCCCTGGGTGGGACGGCAGCTGCGTGAGCGCCACGGGCCGGGCACACACGCCCTGCGCCTGTCCTACGGGCGCCCGGGCCGTCCGCGCCCGGAGGTGGACCGGGAGGACGCCCTGGAGGATGCCTCCACCCTGACCGGCACGCGCCTGGACCCTTCTGCGGTACTGGACCACGTCCTGGCCCGCTGGGACGGGACGCTGCCCCCGCCCACACCCACCTACCGCCGACGCACAGCCCGTCTGGAGGAGGAGGTGGCACGGCTGGAGGGGCTGGTTGTCACGGGCGCGTGGGTAGCAGGGACCGGGATTGCAGCCATCGTGCCCCATGCACGGGCAGCCGCCGGAAGGCTGGTCCCGCTCAACCGCACCTGA
- a CDS encoding uroporphyrinogen decarboxylase, whose protein sequence is MPRPVASTHLPALLEALDGRRPQRTPVWFMRQAGRSLPEYRQLRARAGAPMLDACLDPSLAAEATLQPVRRHGVDAAVLFSDIVLPLRLAGVAVRIEEGVGPVLDHPVREARDVTALLEHHYGDARAGAGAQEGASGAEAVAEAVRRVVAELGSPQAPGRQAALGHRARAGLRHSHGQAAWTPLIGFGGGPFTLAAYMVEGRPSRDHLAARTLMHADPTSWDRLMTWCARLTGAFIATQVAAGACVAQLFDSWAGALSPTLYRQHVLPYSRLALETASQAVSPVTGRPPHLLHFGTGTARLLGDMRAAGAHAVGVDERTDLGEAVETLSRSDPQGRPCPVQGNLDPALLAAPWPVLARAVDTCLEAGLAAPAHVVNLGHGVPPSTDPDTLTRVVARVHGSTDWEETALEGWQPAQEQS, encoded by the coding sequence ATGCCTCGGCCCGTGGCCAGCACCCACCTGCCCGCCCTCCTGGAGGCCCTAGACGGCCGCAGGCCGCAACGGACCCCGGTGTGGTTCATGCGCCAGGCCGGCAGGTCGCTGCCAGAGTACCGCCAGCTGCGGGCACGGGCCGGCGCCCCCATGCTGGACGCCTGCCTGGACCCGTCCCTGGCGGCGGAGGCCACTCTCCAGCCGGTGCGCCGTCACGGCGTGGACGCGGCCGTGCTCTTCTCCGACATCGTGCTCCCCCTGCGCCTGGCCGGGGTGGCGGTACGCATTGAGGAGGGGGTCGGCCCCGTCCTGGACCACCCGGTACGTGAGGCCAGGGACGTCACCGCGCTCCTGGAGCACCACTACGGCGACGCCCGTGCAGGAGCGGGAGCCCAGGAGGGGGCATCAGGGGCCGAGGCCGTCGCCGAGGCCGTGCGCCGCGTCGTCGCCGAGCTGGGGAGCCCGCAGGCTCCTGGGCGCCAGGCGGCCCTGGGGCACCGGGCTCGTGCCGGGCTGAGGCACAGCCACGGTCAGGCCGCCTGGACCCCGCTCATCGGGTTCGGTGGAGGCCCGTTCACCCTGGCCGCCTACATGGTGGAGGGGCGCCCCAGCCGGGACCACCTGGCGGCGCGCACCCTCATGCACGCCGACCCCACCTCCTGGGACCGGCTGATGACCTGGTGCGCCCGGCTGACAGGTGCCTTTATCGCCACCCAGGTGGCTGCCGGGGCCTGCGTCGCCCAGCTGTTCGACTCCTGGGCGGGCGCCCTGTCCCCCACCCTCTACCGCCAGCACGTGCTCCCCTACTCCCGCCTGGCCCTGGAGACCGCCAGCCAGGCGGTGTCCCCCGTGACCGGCCGCCCGCCCCACCTGCTGCACTTCGGCACCGGCACCGCCCGGCTGCTGGGGGACATGCGAGCCGCTGGCGCCCACGCCGTGGGGGTGGACGAGCGCACCGACCTGGGCGAGGCCGTGGAGACACTGTCACGCAGCGACCCACAGGGGCGGCCCTGCCCGGTGCAGGGCAACCTTGACCCGGCGCTGCTGGCCGCACCGTGGCCGGTCCTGGCCCGTGCGGTCGACACCTGCCTGGAGGCCGGCCTGGCAGCACCAGCCCACGTCGTCAACCTGGGGCACGGCGTCCCGCCCTCCACCGACCCCGACACGCTGACCCGCGTTGTCGCCCGCGTGCACGGGTCCACCGACTGGGAGGAGACCGCCCTGGAGGGCTGGCAGCCTGCGCAGGAGCAGTCGTGA